The Halobacterium litoreum genome includes a region encoding these proteins:
- a CDS encoding Vms1/Ankzf1 family peptidyl-tRNA hydrolase, whose amino-acid sequence MLDDLLGRTELKARIEELEAEKESLEAQLDAESERRSEAARERQAAERRVNELEDRVAELEDRVERAEGDDAGPEFRARVDLRDERLERVLGLLESLDGGEEGILTAYVPDDPPEAVREAFGDRAPLVERAAPCLVVRDREGIVSAALRPPNPPAAFCEWGERARIEREWLAPTGRYAFAVVRADVFALGVYDATGDGVERVRFEGFESDVKSKHSKGGFSQDRFERIRDDQIRSHVEKAREALADVDADRTFVVGQETLLSAFDADATAAVDASGKPEDALGSAHADFWTVALSLL is encoded by the coding sequence CACGGAACTCAAAGCGCGCATCGAGGAACTGGAGGCAGAGAAGGAGTCCCTCGAAGCCCAGTTGGACGCGGAGAGCGAGCGCCGCAGCGAGGCCGCCCGTGAGCGACAGGCGGCCGAGCGCCGCGTGAACGAACTCGAAGACCGGGTCGCTGAACTGGAAGACCGCGTCGAGCGCGCGGAGGGCGACGACGCCGGCCCCGAGTTCCGGGCGCGCGTCGACCTGAGAGACGAGCGCTTGGAGCGCGTACTCGGCCTGCTGGAGAGTCTCGACGGCGGCGAGGAAGGGATTCTGACGGCGTACGTGCCCGACGACCCGCCCGAGGCGGTTCGCGAGGCGTTCGGCGACCGGGCGCCGCTGGTCGAGCGCGCCGCGCCGTGTCTCGTCGTCCGGGACCGCGAGGGAATCGTGTCCGCCGCGCTCCGTCCGCCGAACCCACCGGCGGCGTTCTGCGAGTGGGGCGAACGCGCGCGAATCGAGCGCGAGTGGCTGGCGCCCACGGGCCGGTACGCGTTCGCGGTGGTGCGCGCCGACGTGTTCGCGCTCGGCGTCTACGACGCGACCGGCGACGGCGTCGAGCGCGTGCGCTTCGAGGGGTTCGAGAGCGACGTGAAGAGCAAACACTCGAAGGGCGGCTTCTCGCAGGACCGCTTCGAGCGCATCCGCGACGACCAGATTCGGAGCCACGTCGAGAAGGCACGCGAGGCGCTCGCTGACGTGGACGCAGACCGGACGTTCGTCGTCGGACAGGAGACGCTGCTGTCGGCGTTCGACGCCGACGCCACCGCCGCCGTGGACGCCTCGGGGAAGCCCGAGGACGCGCTCGGGAGCGCGCACGCCGACTTCTGGACGGTGGCGCTGTCGCTGCTGTAG